TCGGGTGGAGGGGGTGCCGATGGAGTGGCTGATGGACGGGGCGCAGCTTCCGGCGGACGGCAATGACGTGTTCGTGGGCCCGTGAGCCGGCACATCGAGCGCCGGTAGGGTTCGAATCGGGCTCCGCCCCTGTGGAACGCTGAAAACCGAAGGTCTATAGTCCGGGCCCGGCGTTGACCGGGCTTATCGATTTGGAGTTTCCCGGCCATGCCGAAGAACAAGAACCACAAGGGCCTCGCGAAGCGGATGCGGATCACCAAGACCGGCAAGATCCGCCACCGCTCCGCTAACCACAAGCACTTGCGCTCGGGCAAGGGCGGCAAGCGCCTGCGTCAGCTCCGCAAGGACCCCTACATGTCCTCCGCGGACGCCAAGCGGCTCGAGAAGCTCCTGTTCCGCCGCCTCCGCGGGCGCAACGCCCCCAAGGCCGCGCTCCGCCGCAGCCCCTCGCCCGCGGAGCGTCGCGCCGCCCGCGCTGAGAAGGCCGGCGCCGCGAAGGCGACGGCCAAGAAGGACTGAGTTCGTTCCATCCACCCGTCTGCCGGGACCAAAGCCGGCGGGAGACTCCCGCCGCCCCGTTCAGGCCCAGTTTCGGAGTTTGACCTATGCCTCGCGTTCGTAAGGGTGCGGCCCGCGCCCAGGCTCGTAAGCGGATTCTTCGCAAGGCCCGCGGCTACTTCGGCACGAAGCACCGCCACAAGTACCAGGCCGAGAACGCGGTCATCCGCGCCGGCGTGTACGCCTACCGCGACCGTCGCCGCATCAAGCGCGACTACCGCCGCCTCTGGATCATCCGCATTACCGCCGCGTGCAAGATGCGTGCGACGCGCTACAGCCTGTTCATGAACGGGCTGCGCATGGCCGGCATCACGCTCAACCGCAAGATGCTCAGCCAGATCGCCATCGAGGATCCCAAGCTGTTCGACGGGCTGGTCAAGACCGCCCTGAAGGCCAGCCGGGCCACGCCCGCGAAGGTCGCCTGAGTTCTTCAACAGTGATCGATCGAAGGCCCCGCAAACCGCGGGGCCTTTTTCGTTCCTGAAGCCGGGGTGGTAGGCTTCCGGCTGAGCGAGGAGGCAAACTGATGATGGGCTCTGGCTGGTGGTTCGCGGAGTACTGGAACGTGCTGCCGATGCTGGCCGTCGGCTGGGCGTTCTGGGTCATCACGTCGGTGTGCCTGCACGAGCTTGCGCACGGCGTTGCGGCGATCCGTCTGGGCGACGACACGCCCATTTACACCGGCCACATGACGTGGAACCCGGTGGTGCACATGGGCAAGATGTCGCTGATCATGTTCGCGCTGGTGGGCATCACATGGGGCGCAATGCCGGTGAACCCGTCGAACTTCAGGCACCGCTATGGCGACGCGATCGTGGCGTTCGCAGGTCCGCTCTCGAACCTGCTGATCTTCCTGGTACTGATGCCGATCCTGATCGGCTGGACGCGGTACGCCGCGGGCAATGTTGATCCGGTGCTGTTCAAGAACATGCACGTGTTCCTGAACGCGGGGTGCGCGATCAACCTGATCCTCTTCATGTTCAACCTGCTGCCGGTGCCGCCGCTGGACGGGTCACGGATCGTGGGCGACTTTTTCCCACGGTTCAACGAGTTGTGGCGCGGGCCCAACCGAGAAATTGTGGCGATCGGCGCGTTCGTACTGGTGTTCTTCGTGGTGGGCCGGCACGTGGCCAGCTTCGCATTCCGCGTGAATATGGCGGTGCTTGATCAAGGCGTGACGCTGCTGGGCGGGTGAGCGGGTCAAGCCTTGCTGCAGCTGTTTAGCGCGGCATGGCCGCGCCGCAGAGCTTGTAGAGGACGCGGGCGCCCACGTTCGCGTCCCACTCCGGGGCCTCCTCCGCGCCGGGCGCGACCTCCACAAGGTCGAAGCCGACCACGGTCTTGCCGCTCTCGCGGAGCATCTGCAGGATCAGCGAGGCCTGATTGAACGACAGGCCGCCGGGCACGGGGGTGCCGGTGTTCGGGCAGAGCGAGGGGTCAAGCGCGTCGATGTCGAAGGAGACGTAGACCTTGTCGGGCAGAGCGGCGATCACCGACGCCGCGAGGTCGTTGAAGCGGGTGCCGTTGCCGAGCTGCTCCGCCCAGACGTCGTCGTAGCGGACTTCGACGCGGCCGCCCTGGGCGCGGGCGAACTCGAGCTCCCGCTCGCCGACGTCGCGGATGCCGACCTGCACGAGCTTGGTCACCTGCGGGATACGCGAGAGCACGTTGTGCATGATCGACGCGTGCGACCACGCGAAGCCCTCGAAGGCCTCGCGGAAGTCCATGTGGGCGTCCAGGTGCAGGATGCCGATCGCGCCGTAGTGCTCGGCGACGGCGCGGATGGCCCCGAAGGGCACCGAGTGCTCGCCGCCGAGCAGGCCGGGGATCTTGCCCGCGTTGAGCACGAGCTTGGTCTGGTGGTAGGTGAAGGCGTTGACCTGCTCGCACGCGGCGTTCACCTGGTGCAGGATGCGCTGGTCCTCCTTCGCATCGCCAGTCGTGCCGCCGCCCTCGATGAGCGGCGCCGCCAGTTCCCCCGCGCGGTCCGACAGGTGGCGGATCTCAGCCGGGCTCTCGTGCATGAAGATGCCCTGCTCGTACACGCGCCCGAAGCGGCGGTCGTAGAGGTCGACCTGCATGGTGGCGGTGCGGATGGCCTCGGGCCCGTCGGCGGTGCCGCGCCGGTAGGAGGTGGTTGCATCGAAGGGCACGGGCAGCAGCATGATGCGGCTCTCCTGCAGCGTGTGCGGGAGGCCGAAGATGCCGGTGCCGGGTGCGGCCGCTGCGTCGGGGTCAAAGGGCATGGGAGGCTCCGAGTGAGGGCGGAAGCGTAGCGGGGCCGGGTTATGCTTGGGCCGTGAAGTATGTGGCCATCATCCTGGCGGGCGCGGCCGGCGAGCCAGCGGAGGCTCTCGGCGGCAAGACGCCGCTGGAGGCGGCGACGCTGCCGAACCTGACGCGACTGGCCGCGGCGGGCCGGGTGGGGTGCGCATACACACTGCCCGAGGACCTGCCGCCCGCGCCCGAAGTCGCGGCGATGTCGATCCTGGGCTACAGCCCGCTCGAGTTCCCGGTGGGGCGGGCGGCGCTGGAGGCGCTGGGTGCGGGCGTGCAGCTGCGGGCTGGTGAGTGGGTGCTGCGGGTGTCGTTCGTCACGATGGGAGAGGTCGAGGAAGAAGCGGGGCTGCTGGTCGATGCTTCGCCCGAGGGGCTGACCGAGCGCGAGGCCCGCGTGCTGCTGACGGACCTGCTGGGACACTGGCGGGCGACGCAGCCGCAGCTGGTTGGGGGCCTCTCGATCGCGCCGGGCACGGGCAAGCGGCTGATGCTGGTGGATGGGTCGGGCGCGTCGTACCAGAAGGTGATGACCTCGCCGCCGATCGCTGCATGGCAGGAGGCGGTGAAGGATCACTGGCCCAGCGGCGGCGCGGAGGGCACGCGGCTGCGGCGGTTGATGGAGTCCTCGCAGGCGTTCCTCAGCAGGCACGAGGTGAACCTGGCGCGGGCCGAGCAGGGGCTTCGGCCGGCGAACATGGCGTGGCTGTGGGGGCAGGGCACCGCGGTGACGCTGCCGCCACTGAAGGAGCGGCTAGGTGTGCGTGGGCTGATGTTCTCGGGCGACGAGGCGGTGGGCGGGCTCGCGGTCGCGGCGGGGCTGGACCGGCAGCCGGTGTTCTGTGGACTGGATGGCGACGAACTGGGGCTGGATGCGCTTGCAGAAGCTGTGAGCGACGGCCTGCGGCGCGCCGACCTCGTCTGCTGCTATCTCGAAGAGCCGCTCCACGCGTCATTGCGCGGCGATCCGCACGAGAAGGTGGCCGTGCTCGAGCAAGTCGACGCCCGTCTCATTGGCCCGCTCATCCGCGACCTCGATGAGTCGTACGGCGACCCCGCTGCCGACGCGGGTGCGGAGGGCTGGCGGGCGCTGGTGATCAGTGATGTCACGGCGAGCAGTGAGCGGCGGCAGGTCCTGGGCGGGCCGGTGCCGTTTGTGATGGCCGGGGCGTGGGTGCGGTCGGTCTTGGAGCGGCCGTTTACCGAAGAAAGTGCCGCGGCGAGCGACCTGCAGATCAACCCGGGGCACGAACTCATGGAATACTTCCTGAGGGGCGGGCTGGCATCGGTGAGGGCACGGGCGCGATGAGCGAGGAACGCAAGCACGACGACCGCTTCCCGCCGCCCAACCGCGTCGAGCCCGCGGAGAACGCGACGCCGTATGAACTGGCCCCCGAGCCGGAGCCGGTGCCTGTGCCGGAAGCGCCTCCAACACAGGCGACGCCTCCGCCTCCTGCGCCAGCGGAGCCCAAGGCAGGCAAGCTCTCCGACAGCGGCCTCATCGACGACTTCGACGACGACGCCGACTTCGACAAGGACCCGGAGGTGGAGCGGGTCATGAAAGGTGAGCCGGACGAGGCGGCGGAAGCCGCGGGCCCGGCGATCGACCCTGAGCGCCGCAAGCACCGGCTCGTGAAGCCGGCGGGCGACCCGCAGGTGTACGCGATGATCGGCGGCGGCATCGCGATCGCGGCCGCGATCATTTCGGGGTACAACAACCAGGAGCACTGGTTCCTCTCGGGTGTGCTGGCGCTGTACATGTGCCTGTTCAACACGATTACGGGTGTTGGGGCGATTGGGGCCGTGGCGTACTTCGAGCAGGCGCGGCTCGGCAAGGTGAAGCACGCCGCGCCGCGCATGCTAATCACGGTGGCGGCGGGGTCGCTGGTTCTCAGCATCGGCGTGGGCGGGTACAACGTCATTACCGCGCCGCTAGGGATCGCCACGTACCTGGGGCTGCTCGCGGTGCTGTACCGCTGGCCGCCGGTGCGGGTGCTGCGGGTCGCGGCCCTGCACGCGGCCATCATGGGGGCGCAGTACTTCGCGATGCTGCTCTATGCGTGGGCGGTGGGGGCGTAGTGGAGCGACAGCCGCCCTCATCTGAGCGTGCACACGCCGCGCTCGTGCACGCGTTCGGGCGCGAGCCTGTCGCGGTGACGCAGGCGCCCGGGCGTGTCAACCTGATCGGCGAGCACACCGACTACAACGACGGGTACGTCATGCCCACGCCGATCCCGCTGATGTGCAGCGTGGCGGTGGGGCTTGGCGGGCGCGAGCACGAGGTGGTCGCGGCGGCTCTGGGCGAGCGCTGGCCGTGCGGCGTGGAGGCGGTGGTAGCCGGTGATGCGGCAAACGCGGGTGTGCGGGCGGGCTCGTGGGCGAGTTATGTGTTCGGTGTGATGCACGAGGTGCAGGCGGTGCTCGCCGCGCG
This DNA window, taken from Phycisphaerales bacterium, encodes the following:
- the rpmI gene encoding 50S ribosomal protein L35; its protein translation is MPKNKNHKGLAKRMRITKTGKIRHRSANHKHLRSGKGGKRLRQLRKDPYMSSADAKRLEKLLFRRLRGRNAPKAALRRSPSPAERRAARAEKAGAAKATAKKD
- a CDS encoding site-2 protease family protein, encoding MMGSGWWFAEYWNVLPMLAVGWAFWVITSVCLHELAHGVAAIRLGDDTPIYTGHMTWNPVVHMGKMSLIMFALVGITWGAMPVNPSNFRHRYGDAIVAFAGPLSNLLIFLVLMPILIGWTRYAAGNVDPVLFKNMHVFLNAGCAINLILFMFNLLPVPPLDGSRIVGDFFPRFNELWRGPNREIVAIGAFVLVFFVVGRHVASFAFRVNMAVLDQGVTLLGG
- the rplT gene encoding 50S ribosomal protein L20, whose protein sequence is MPRVRKGAARAQARKRILRKARGYFGTKHRHKYQAENAVIRAGVYAYRDRRRIKRDYRRLWIIRITAACKMRATRYSLFMNGLRMAGITLNRKMLSQIAIEDPKLFDGLVKTALKASRATPAKVA
- a CDS encoding agmatinase family protein; its protein translation is MPFDPDAAAAPGTGIFGLPHTLQESRIMLLPVPFDATTSYRRGTADGPEAIRTATMQVDLYDRRFGRVYEQGIFMHESPAEIRHLSDRAGELAAPLIEGGGTTGDAKEDQRILHQVNAACEQVNAFTYHQTKLVLNAGKIPGLLGGEHSVPFGAIRAVAEHYGAIGILHLDAHMDFREAFEGFAWSHASIMHNVLSRIPQVTKLVQVGIRDVGERELEFARAQGGRVEVRYDDVWAEQLGNGTRFNDLAASVIAALPDKVYVSFDIDALDPSLCPNTGTPVPGGLSFNQASLILQMLRESGKTVVGFDLVEVAPGAEEAPEWDANVGARVLYKLCGAAMPR